Genomic segment of Triticum aestivum cultivar Chinese Spring chromosome 6A, IWGSC CS RefSeq v2.1, whole genome shotgun sequence:
AAACACTCTCTCCTCTTCTTCATTATCTTGCACTACAACGAATGTACTGGCAAGTAACAAAGCAGGATCCTCATCATGCACCTCAGCTACTAACGccgtttctttctttttctttggattAGGACATGCGTTTGAGAAATGGCCTCTTTCACCACAATTATAACActtgaatttctttttctttttctcaccTTTTGCAGCTTGTGGTGGCTTCTCTGCAGCCTTGCCGCGGTTGGCGCCGCGACTACTACCGCCATCACTTTTTCCGCCGCTGCTAGAGGTTTCAGCACCGCCGCTCGACTTCCTCGACGACCATGCCTCCCACTGCTTGATGGACAACATTAGATGCTGCCCGTCGACGGGACTGCCGAAGCGCATACGCACGCGCTCCTCGTGCGCCTTGAACCGGCCAAACAGGTCCTCGACGGTGAGCGTCTTCAAGTCGACACACTGCTCCAGCGAGGTTACCAAGTGCATAAACCTCGCCGGCGCAGCTTGGAGAATTTTCTGGACCACCGTCAGCTCCTTAACCTCGTCGCCGAGCGCTCGGATGGACGACACCATCCTGTTCAGCCTCGTCGCGAACGCGTCCACCGCCTCTGTGTCCTCCATCTCCAAAGCTTCGAACGCCTTCCGCAAGGTCTGCAGGTTCGTCTCACGAACGCGGTCATGGCCGACGTTCACGACCTTGATCGCCTCCCACGCCTGCTTCGCCGTGTCCTTGCCACCGAGGGACGCCAGGACATCTTCCGGCACCCCCTGATAGATGGCGAGGAGGGCGTCGCGGTCCATCTCGTGGTCGACGTCctcggagctcgtcgccgcccaaACTCCCGCCGACTGCATCGCCACACGCATCTGCATCGCCCAGAGCGTGTAGTTGCTGCGTGTGAGCTGTGGGTAGTTGATGGGCGCCCGGGACCTCACCGGCAGCGCCGTCGCCACCGGTACCACAGTCCCCAGCTTCTCTTTCTCCGCCGCCAACTCCGCCTTGGTCGcctccacctccagccgcatcGCGTTTATCTCGGCCAGCGCATCCTCCAGGGCCTTCTGCAGCCCCTCCAGCGTCGTGGccatcggcgccgccgccgccgccgaatctAGCTCTGAGGCCAAATGTTGGTCACAGGTCCCTCGATCTCTCTTCTCTCTGTGGTTACACACGCACACGAAGTGTTTGTTGAAACTAAAGGAGAAGCAGAGCAAGGAGGAAAGTCAGAGGAGGCACGCACGAGTTGTGGTTCCAGGCAACAAATgcccttcttttttttttctttttcagcaACGAATGCTCTGTGCTACTTGCAACCAATGCAAGGTTCAGCTTATTACATAGCAGAGACCCACTCCACTCCTCCTAACAACTCTGCAGCACATCAACTCACAATGTACTGCTCCTGATCTAAGCATGGACAGCCATGACACACAGTGTCATGTCCTCTCACACAATGCACGACATGTGCATGTACCTTACATCAGGCTCACATGGCAGGAGTCAAACATGCATCAACACATGAGCATGATCAACaattaattaaatcatacattgaCTAGATTAACTTCTAACACGACGCGCGAGGATCGTGGCAGAGGCCGTGGCTGGGGAAGGTGTGGATGGAATCTTCGAAGTAGATCGGCTTGGCGACAGCCTCCAGGTCGCTGACCCCCCAATCGTCGATGGACTTGGCGATCAGCCTGTTCATGCAGCCGGGGTTGTGGTTGATGAAGAACTCGAGCCTCAGCCTGCTCACGCTACGGCGAACTCCTCGGACGACCTCGTCGTCCAAGAAGCTCTCGATGGAGCGGCTTAGTGCGCGCATGGCACCGCGCTCGTACCTCCTGACTTTTGGCATGAGCTCGCACCTTCTTTTGAACCGAAGATAAGCCCCCTTTATGTCCATGtcgtcaaggagaaggaccagTCTGTGGTAGCGCGGCGGGAGCATGCTGCCGACCCGGAAGTCGAGGACGGGGAGCTCGCGGTGGAGACGGGCCCAGCGCGTCGACAGCAGCGCGGTGCCGAGCGCCGAGCGGGCGTCGAGACGGCGCAGGACGAGGAgcaggaggtcgtcggggagggcACTCATCCGGTCGTCGCTGGGGGATGACCGCCGCCGCCGGCGCAGGGATCGACCCGTCCGTATCCTGGCCATGACGAGCCTCCACCGGCACGGCGAATGGAATAGCGACTAGCGAGTAGTACAGATCATAGATTAAAACCACGGGCGAGAGGGAATCGCGGCCGAGATTTTTGCCGCGGCGATTAAGGAAAGAATGTCGCAATCGCCCGATCTCCCGCTATTGACTGAGCCATGCAAATCGTGCGGCGGTTTCAGATCCGCGATACCTTAGATTTCGCCCGCGATTTTGGGTAATCTTTGATAGTACGTGGCTGGCTCGCACCCGCGGACAACGGAGCGCACTTCGAAAAAAttctgcttatgtggcaagtaaatTAATGAGaaatggtaacataatatgttactgtaacataacgcttTTCAAGATAAAATGAGTCTAAAAGCTAATAAATAAAGCAATCTATAATACTATTATTATATTACTTGGCATTATGAAAgtagtaatttagactagtgtcatatgcatgacagtaGTCTAAGTTACTCATCAGCCTTATGACTGGGGTTCAGGATGGTATCGTCGGAGGAATTCCACCCGGTGCCGAGCTTATTCACATCCGCTAGTCTAGCCGAGCTGGTCTGCAGCGTGTCCATCCACCCTTTTTTTTCTGCTTTAATTCAAGCACACGCACATCGACACGGCCCTTGGCCCAGAATCCCTACTGGGCCTGCACAGTGCTGTGTATCTGGCCCAGTGTACCCTATGCAGTTTTATCAAAGTATCGCCTTTGAAATGCCTCAAAAACAATTATAGTATCACCTTTAATAgtagagaaaaataaaaaattattacatgGATGAACGGATTAAAGAATCAGAGAAACGCACCTTCTCCCATGCATTGCAACGGAAGATAAAATAGTACGCATTTAAAATCAGTGAcaattatatgtgcaagcaaaatcCCGTGTGCACACAAAAATGGAACATTTAGCTTTCCGGTTTCGCCGTGTGAAGAAATCAATCCACTATTTTTCCATGCAATGATTGAGGGtatttaagagttttgttacgtcatCATATGCCAGAGAAGGCCCATAGTTATTCAATCTACTCTTCCTTTCAATCCCTTCAACCGAGGGGATTTTAAGGTATGAATTTTCTGAATATTTTAGGAAACATGAAAAAAAAATCCTGAACAACTTTTTAAAAATTAAGTACACTTTTGAAAAAATGCGAACAAAATATTAAAGAGAAcatcttttaaaattcacaaacattttcggAAAACACCAACTATtttataaaaacatgaacattatttgaatttgtgaacatcttTCTAAAATGGGAACATCTGTTGAAAATTCATAAGATATTTATAAAATATGTATATTTTATACATGAACATtatttttcattaaaaaaatttcaccaaaacaagaatatttttcgaatttttttaaataacattttatttttagaaatctcgaacaagttttaaaaacaataaatttttttgaaaaaatgggaaACTTTTTGCAAGTTCTAAATAATTttcaaaatagcaaaaaaaattggaattcttACCATTTTCCAAAATTTGTTTTTTCTACTTTTGAactttttttgagaatttttaGTTTATCAAATAAattataaaagaaaaataaacttggaaaTGAAAAATGAGATCAggaaaggagaataaaaatagaagtaaaacacagaaaaaaagaaaaatcggCCAGCCCATTATTGGTTGTCCTCTACGAAATTTCGACTCTTTGTCGTCCAGTGCGGAAAATAGAATTTTCCCATCTGCCTGGCAGAAAAATAAGTGGGCTGACTTCGTTGGGCCACACCATGTAGCCCACGTATGATAATTCTTTTTCTAGCAGACAAacgcataagaatttagtaccatCTCGGATAAAAAAATAATCTTTTCAGCGATGAACGGATGAAAAACTtggcgaaacgcaccttgctttattattAAAAAAATTATAATTATATaattatataataataataataattattactATTATATGATTATTACTACTATTACTATTATATAGTATTAGTATTAGTATTAGTATTAGTATAGTATTAGTATTAGTACAGTGACCAGTAATTAGTAATTAGTAATTAGTATTAGTATTGTATTAGTATTAGTATTAGTACAGTATNNNNNNNNNNNNNNNNNNNNNNNNNNNNNNNNNNNNNNNNNNNNNNNNNNNNNNNNNNNNNNNNNNNNNNNNNNNNNNNNNNNNNNNNNNNNNNNNNNNNNNNNNNNNNNNNNNNNNNNNNNNNNNNNNNNNNNNNNNNNNNNNNNNNNNNNNNNNNNNNNNNNNNNNNNNNNNNNNNNNNNNNNNNNNNNNNNNNNNNNNNNNNNNNNNNNNNNNNNNNNNNNNNNNNNNNNNNNNNNNNNNNNNNNNNNNNNNNNNNNNNNNNNNNNNNNNNNNNNNNNNNNNNNNNNNNNNNNNNNNNNNNNNNNNNNNNNNNNNNNNNNNNNNNNNNNNNNNNNNNNNNNNNNNNNNNNNNNNNNNNNNNNNNNNNNNNNNNNNNNNNNNNNNNNNNNNNNNNNNNNNNNNNNNNNNNNNNNNNNNNNNNNNNNNNNNNNNNNNNNNNNNNNNNNNNNNNNNNNNNNNNNNNNNNNNNNNNNNNNNNNNNNNNNNNNNNNNNNNNNNNNNNNNNNNNNNNNNNNNNNNNNNNNNNNNNNNNNNNNNNNNNNNNNNNNNNNNCCTTTTCTTCTATTTTGTGTATTGTACAAAAAGTtcaccatgtattaaaaatatgtTCGTCGTATGTTTAAGAAAGTGTTCGCCATATATTAATAACATGTTCAGGGTATCTTAAAAAGATGTTCATTGTGTATTTGAGAATTGTTCGGcctatatcacaaaaatgttcaacatgtatttaaaaattgtacagtgtatcacaaaaatgttcattgtgtatttttaACTTGTTCATAGTATATTACAAAACTTTTAAGTATATATATTTAAAATTGTTCAGTGCAcacaaaaaattgttcatgttttcctATTTTTGTTTACTTTTTTAGAGCTTATCCTTTTTTAAAGGTTTtgttcaaattttgaaaaaaaaaatcacacTTTCAAACATTATGCGCATTTTAaataaaatttgttcacaaattttccAAGAAATGTCACTTTTTTGGGGGGGAAAAGCGGATCTCCCATGGTAGCTAGTACTTAAACATTAGCACTGCGTTTTAACTGGCCAAAGTTGTCCGCTCGAGTGGCTATCAATGGTGCTTTGTAGCCCGAGGTCAAGATTCGACTCGGCGCAccccctttttatatttttgtgaAGTTTAACATTCGACTCTGCGATCGGGATGGCTGTTTGCCGCCCTTGAGCTAAAACTCTACTGTTGGATGCATGTGGGCATCCAATAGGAGCTCTCACCGGCGAGTAGAAACTTCCTACCTCTGCAAATTCATTATTCTGGCCATCCCGAAATCTCCGGGATGAGCTAAATTTCAAATTTCTAATGGGCTCATATACTCTTAGCTGGTAGGGTAAGGGTCGACTTTGATTTGTAGTGCTGAAAAAGGATTACATGATTTTTTGACCAGTTTAGCCTATGTCGCATGAAGTTTCTTTTGAACACAGTATATACGTAGACGCTCATATTGTCATACACACGCACATACAATCACCTCTATGAACATGTGCACACACCCCCACTTTCTTTATGAGCACATCTGAGAGACTGAGTCAGCACATCATCTGAAGATTGACGAAGTCGCCAGAAATGTCTTTATAGTCGACGAGAACGCCTCCTTTTACTAAACGCGCATCGCAAgaaggcctgaaataaatccagaaatatgaACACCAGTATTAGATCTAGAACTTGAACGCAGGTTGGTTCTGTCGGAGGAAACTGCTTGGTGTGCTCAAACGGGTGCGGCTATGTGTCGCTTGCTGCGATACATCACACATTGTCGCCTACAGTATGTCATAAATGGGCCAACCCAGCACGAGGGAGGAGCACTGGCTCCATAGCACAtcttttccttttcattttatTACTTTTATTTGTATATTTTTGTCTCAAAATAAAATTGTATATCTAAaacgaaaacaaaacaaaaatatacTGCATTTTCTTCTTCAAAAAAACATAGGTAAAAACAAACGAAATACGAAAAGCAGAaaaaaagacaaaaacacatgcaaAAAAAAAACCCTTTGTTCCGCGGGCACGTGCGCGACTTGTGGCTGTGGCTGGGCACGCGACggatatttttttaaataatacattttaaaTTAATTTTTAGAAATATTACGTtgaatttatttttttcaaaaataatacataaTCGGCTCTTACAGCAGGTCGATTAGTACCTTGTCGGCTAACAGCAGGCTGATTGGGCTTCTGCACTCATGTCAGCTAACTGTTGGCCGATTGGAATTAATTGGCTTACAGTAGGCCGACTAGAACTAATTGGCTTAATATAAGTTGATAGTTGCATGCCTCATTTTCTCAAGCCTAAGTTTCTTGTTTCTGGGCACTAAGGTGGGTAAGCAGTGTAGTGTAGTTTTGTACTCTCGGCAAGATATCAGGATTTGGACATATCTTGGCGAGAGTACGAGACTACACTACAATGCTTACTCACCTTAGTGCCCAGAAACAAGAAACTTAGGTCTGAGAAAATGAGACATGCACCTATCAACTTATAGGAAGCCAATTAGTTTCAGTCAATCTACTGTAacccaatttatttatttttttgagttGATACTGTAAGCCAATTAGTTTCAGTCGACCAGTTAGCCGACAGGAATGGACAGGAGCCCAATCGTCCACTTGTTAGTCGACTGGGTACTAATCGGTCTACTGTGAACCAACtagtgtattatttttgaaaaaagaaTTGGTGTAATATTTCTGAAAATTAATTAAAAGACATATTATATAAAATTAATTAAAAAACGTATTATATAAAAATAATTAGCCAGGCGACGAGCCCCCGTGTGCCCGTTGGGAGGCCCTTGCAGGTGTACCGCTAGTTAGTCTTTTTTTTTGGAGGTAGCTCTCTGACGGCTCAAACGAGCGATCAGAATCGTTGAACACGAGCCGGCCTGAAAGCCTAAAACCAACTTTCGAAAGGTGTGGTACGCCAACACACCCACGACTCGCGAGGATGGGCCAGCCTGACCGGCCGGCGTTGACATTTGCAAAGGACGATGTACGCCGACACAGCCGTTACTTTATTGGTTCGCTTTTCACACCCGGGTGACGGTGGGAGCGCTGACTTTCCTAATGCATCATTTGTGAAGTTGGTCAAAGTCACGTAGTCACTGTTCACTCCCGCTGAGAGCGCGACATCATACAGCTTTGCCACATACTATCTTGACGCCGTTCGCTGAGATGCCATTGTTATTCGTTGCTAAAGTGCACGACACGAAACGTTGCTATTGCGAACATGAACAGATTTTATTCGCAAAAAAAGGAATATGAACAGATTTATTGGAGCCTTTTAAAATAAGAAATAAATAGATCAGCACACCATATAAGGGCATCTTAATGCCGACCCTCAAACCTCTTGTAACCGTTCGGACCATGCTGTTCGCACCGCGGAAGTCATCCAACGCCGACCTGTATTGGTCCGCGGGGCGGTTTGGACGTGATTTCTCCCGTCAACTGAAGACAAAAGCGAGGAAGCTTTGCGGGAGTTTGGACCGaccccaagcccgcttctgaccgctcTGCCCACCACCAACCCCTCTCTCCCACGCGCGCATGCCGTccggcgccagctgcccacattcatgccgctgtagagcgcCGCTCCGCTTTGAAGACGGCTCAGGGCGGGCGCAGCCTCCTCCgccgctccccatctcctccttcaccactctTCTGATGCCCTccgaagagcagttctccggcatacaAGACGGCAGGGTGGCCCGCCGAGCTAGCTGGATACGAGTGAGGCAGCTCGCAGCTCCACCTCCCTCGCCTAGCCCGACGGAGCCAGTAGCCGCCCAAGGCCGGCGCGTGGTacaacaactcgccgctccaggtcagctcgatgaggagtggcgagttgctccacggcggcacgggcgtcgttgctaccTCGACGACACCGCGTCATGCTGTGTCCCCCGTGTCTGCAACCGCACCTCCAGTGCCTGGGACCGTGCCATGTAGGTAGAGTCAaaagccgggtgcacggagagcgatgagtcggtcgCCAAAGCCtccatgtccgccgccatcatcgaggagaagtagaacatagGAGGCTGCTGCCGCTTGGGTCCCGTGAAGGCCCACCACCGAGGCGACGCCGACGTACACAACCGGTGTCTTGCCTGGTTCTTATCTTGTGTGGACCTCAATCGATCCCACATGAGCTCCGTGGAATCGTAGGCGCCGCCTTCCCCTCCCACTGAAGCATCAGTCCGGGGTTCCACTCCAATGAGCGGTGGGGAAGTGACTCGTCCTTTGCGCTGAaacatatacctccggggctctcgGTAGTCCGGTGATCGGGCTGCCAGatatgaggaagacaaagggatctgccgtcggccatttagattaggtattattATACCTCCAGAGGCagactagcaccgcttagttgatatAAATGTAAGGAAATCCGTCGTGTTTATATGAAAATCCATCATTTTTATATGAAATCTAgttgtgtttgcacgaatttcgtccggttggttcgAGATGTTGTAAAAATGTATGCGGCTAGCATTAGATGGCGTCCTCCCGCGTCCATGTTCTTTTATGGGTTgctattggagatgccctaataagCATGTGATTGTCCACACTTGCTACTTATTAATGTAGTTGATGTACTGACTAGGTTTGAAGTACAAAGCAAATAAAAAATACCGACAACTTGCTAACATATCATTGTAGCTCTTCGTGAACGAGCACAAATTATTAATCCAACAAGAACCTAATGATGCGGGCAAACCCTTTTATGGGCATATTCTTCAACAAATACAAAAAGCTTTCAATATATTTATTTTTTGTGATACATTATGGTAGACGTGGGATACGAGGTCCATAGCCCATCTTACAAGTCGGGGCCAACCTTCCACCGACAAGTTCACCGCTTTAGGATGATTCTCCCATGCCGAACATTGCCATGTTATCCACTCGACCATTTATGAGATTAGGAGGAAAAGATGTATTTGAAAGAGAGCTCGAGGGAGTGCTTGTTGCAACCTGAAATATGAGGTCCGCATATCGCATTCTACCCAAATAAGTTCTAAAATCCGATAAAATCAAGGATATCATGTCGCAAAGATTGTCAAATAAATCACAACCAAAAAAATTATTCATAGATTTCCAGTAAAAGTATAAAGTTTGTAATTAAAAGATTAATTGCCTAAATATACTTGGAGTGGTTGAAATCGCCACATATCGTCAAACATATTTTGCTAAGccaattttttgtaattttcccactGGCTTTTTCTCAATGTAAAATTATGTGCCATTTTTTTCTATTTTCGCATACACAGTACATAAACTCATGATGCGGAATCCTTACATATAATTGATTATAAAATTTGGTGACTATTACAAGTTGGGGCCTGTTTTAAGTTGGTTTGCATTTGCTATGACGCAACATCCATGTGCATTGCACATTTTCAACTTCGCTCCTTTTTCCCTTCCAAACTGAACATGATTTATGTCCACATTAATACTGAATAAAAGAGAGGCCTCCCTCTCTGATTTCTGTTAAAGAAACCATTTGGTTCACTTTGGAAACTACCCTTAACAAGCACCACCAACCTTGCAACATTCATCAACAACACTACCAAAAGAACGAGACCTAAGAGCGGACAACTGAACATGCAGATAGAGATAGACTCGAGCACACAACATTTTACAAATCTTAAGAGATAAACTAAGAACCAGACTTTGGAAAGTGATCAAACTAGACTAAACTCAAACATGGAACAAGAAACGCAGTGAACTGATGCATCCAGGGAAAGTCGTTAGAGAGAACAAGTTGCACCAACAGGTGAAGTCACAATCAAAGATGAGCTTTAGCCACTAATCCTGAGCACTCATGGACGCCACCCTTGTGATGTCGATACACCTCACTTGCCACTTGTTCTATAATTCTTGCCCCCAGCATCAACACTTTTCCATTTTCCTCACTTATCTGCAAAAATGCTTAATTGGTAATCCAATGACATATCTGTGCGGGGAGAATAATTGGATCACTAACCATTTTCTATCGAAAACAATATCATTTCTGCATCTCCAAATGGTCCAGAAGATGGCGGAGACACCAACTATAACATTTTTTGCTATCTTttgtagaaaaaaaatcaaaacaccaAATCATATATTTAAACTATCGGTAATAGTTCTTAAATCAAAGACACATTCTAAAAAAACTCCACACCAATCTAGCAAGAGAGCATTGGAAACATAAGTGATCAATGCTTTGGTCTGGTCCATAAAACACACAACATTTGCTACATTTCCAACCACTTCTCTACAAAATATCCCTGGTTAAAATGATTTATGTGACCATTAACTAGCGAAATGAAGATACCATCAGCACATTTGTGTCCACATGTGACATGACAAAGAGTAAGAGACGTTTAAGAAAGAAAGCTTAAGGGCACATTTTTATTAACCAGACCAAACCCTACTAAAGAAAATACATCATCTACAGAGATACGAAGGAGGGGAGGGTAAAACACGGAGGCAAGTTGGAGCATTAGCAGCAGACCTAATGGAGGTGCCCGCACTCGACACACCTTCTACGGGACGAAAACGTCTAACACTGCTTAAAAAATCAATGAAAAAGTGCTACAAATCCACCAAACAAAACGACAGACAAGGATCGACATTGTTTAAGGGCACACGAGTTGCCCATTGCATTCTCACCCAGTAATTTGAAAATCTGACGAAATCGAGGATCTTAGGATGTAAATCTAGTAAAATGCACCTCGAAAGATAAATTCACCGGATAAAATGGTGACTAAAAATGTACTAAAGTATagaatttgttttttttgctgGTAAAATAGCAGTATACAATTGGAATTCAGAAGATTCACAAAAAAGATTGATATGTGCTAAGGTATACAGTTTGGCTTTAGAAGATTTGCCAAAAGTCTGATAGTACCAGTAGGCAGTACTGTCaagaacgttcttatattatgggacaggggAGTAGTATACAATTTGATAGTACGTAGGTAAAATCTATCTATTTTAAAACATGATTGTGTGAACAGCTCAAATATCGTCATAACCAGGCGTCAGCAAGCAGTGCCTAATCAACCCATGCAAGGCATTTCCTCACTCACTCGCCCGTTCCCACGATAAGAACGTGATCGCCGTTTCAAATACGCGTCGACATGCACGTCCTAGAGCTAGCTACTCCTATAAAAGGTACCGCACCACCAAACAACCTCAAACACCAGTCACCAGAGCACGAGAACTCAACTCCATCGTTCTCCGAGGAGAGGCAAAACTTTATCGCGACGCCCGTCATGGCGCCGAGGCTGGAGCGCGGCGGCAGGGGCTTCCAGCTCCCGAACTCCGAGCTGGAGGACTCCCTCTTCCTCCGTGCCCTCATCTCCGTTGTAAACGGAGACGCCGTCGTCCCCACGCTGCACCTCGAGCCATCGTCCACGCCGCACTTTGCCGCTGCAGTTCCTGCGTGCGCCAGCTGCGGCGTGGACGGGTGCATCGGCTGCATGTTCGTcgctgcggcggcgacggccgacTCGAGCAGCGGGGGCGAAGAGTGCTCCGCCGCGAGCTTCGTGAAGGACGGCGGCGTGGGGAAGATCAcgcggaggaggagccggagcAAGTTCGGGGGCGTGAGGCAGCGGTCGTGGGGGAAGTGGGCGGCGGAGATCCGCGACCCGCACCGCGCCGTGCGCCAGtggctcggcaccttcgacaccgccgTGGATGCCGCCCGCGCCTACGATCTCGCGGCGCTCGAGTTCCGTGGCCACCGCGCCAGACTCAACTTCCCGGACgcggccgcgtcgtcgtcgtcggcg
This window contains:
- the LOC123128475 gene encoding ethylene-responsive transcription factor ERF109, coding for MAPRLERGGRGFQLPNSELEDSLFLRALISVVNGDAVVPTLHLEPSSTPHFAAAVPACASCGVDGCIGCMFVAAAATADSSSGGEECSAASFVKDGGVGKITRRRSRSKFGGVRQRSWGKWAAEIRDPHRAVRQWLGTFDTAVDAARAYDLAALEFRGHRARLNFPDAAASSSSAASVSDSSWTAAQS